The Streptomyces sp. Mut1 genome window below encodes:
- the ureC gene encoding urease subunit alpha produces MANITRAQYAKSYGPTVGDQVRLGDTSLWIEVTEDLTFGGDEAIFGGGKTIRESMLQGTTTSAEGAPDTVITNVIILDVEPALERGNAHSIVRADVGIRGGKVVAVGKAGNSDVMDGVTPGLEIGSSTDVISGEGKILTAGAVDTHVHYISPSAVLEALSTGTTTLIGGGVGPSEGSKATTVTPGPQHLVNLHRSFDDLPVNVMLLGKGNTVSKDGLDEQALAGAGGYKVHEDWGATPAALDAALRAGEEWGLQVTLHADSLNESGFVETTLDAIDGRGVHVFHAEGAGGGHAPDILKVAAEPNVLPASTNPTLPYTVNTLAEHIDMLASAHHLDLSNENDQAFADSRIRSTTMFAEDVLHDMGAMSITSSDAQAMGRIGEVVTRTWQVAHVMKEWSHLTFKDANFFYGADRGRGDNARALRYVAKYTINPAIAHGIDAYAGSVKTGKLADLVLWDPRFFAVRPEVVIKGGAMVVGNLGDPNGSVSTPQPTLLRPAMAAAIAPHLSYSFVSDAVLNPASDSDPYDGVKGRGVFKDSLTTTLGLRRELRGAKPVKDIGKADMIFNDGRYGIDIDPGTFKIAVQIPRVDPAAGHSLTRHRSLSDYWYLDQPKPPRSLPLTQRYMLF; encoded by the coding sequence ATGGCGAACATCACCCGCGCGCAGTACGCGAAATCCTACGGCCCGACCGTGGGCGACCAGGTCCGCCTGGGCGACACCAGCCTCTGGATCGAGGTCACCGAGGACCTGACGTTCGGTGGTGACGAGGCGATCTTCGGCGGCGGGAAGACCATCCGCGAGTCGATGCTGCAGGGGACGACCACGAGTGCGGAGGGCGCCCCCGACACCGTGATCACCAATGTGATCATTCTGGATGTCGAACCCGCGCTGGAGCGGGGGAACGCCCATTCCATCGTGCGTGCCGACGTCGGGATCAGGGGCGGCAAGGTCGTCGCGGTCGGAAAGGCCGGCAACAGCGATGTCATGGACGGGGTCACTCCGGGGCTGGAGATCGGTTCCTCCACGGACGTGATCTCCGGCGAGGGCAAGATCCTCACCGCCGGAGCCGTCGACACGCATGTCCACTACATCTCCCCCTCGGCGGTGCTGGAGGCCCTGTCCACCGGGACCACCACGCTGATCGGCGGCGGTGTGGGCCCCTCGGAGGGCTCCAAGGCAACCACGGTGACGCCCGGACCCCAGCACCTGGTGAACCTGCACCGCAGCTTCGACGACCTGCCGGTCAACGTGATGCTGCTGGGCAAGGGCAACACCGTCAGCAAGGACGGCCTGGACGAGCAGGCGCTCGCGGGGGCCGGCGGGTACAAGGTCCACGAGGACTGGGGCGCCACCCCGGCAGCGCTGGACGCGGCCCTGAGGGCCGGGGAGGAGTGGGGTCTTCAGGTCACCCTGCACGCCGACTCCCTGAACGAGTCCGGCTTCGTCGAAACCACCCTCGACGCCATCGACGGGCGCGGAGTCCACGTCTTCCACGCGGAGGGCGCCGGCGGCGGGCACGCCCCGGACATCCTGAAGGTGGCCGCCGAGCCGAACGTCCTGCCCGCGTCGACGAACCCGACGCTGCCGTACACCGTGAACACGCTGGCCGAGCACATCGACATGCTGGCCTCGGCCCACCACCTCGATCTGAGCAACGAGAACGACCAGGCGTTCGCCGACTCCCGCATCCGCTCCACGACCATGTTCGCCGAGGATGTGCTGCACGACATGGGCGCCATGTCCATCACCTCCTCCGACGCCCAGGCCATGGGCCGCATCGGGGAGGTCGTGACCCGTACCTGGCAGGTCGCCCACGTCATGAAGGAGTGGAGCCACCTGACCTTCAAGGACGCGAACTTCTTCTACGGGGCCGACCGGGGACGGGGCGACAACGCCCGCGCGCTGCGGTACGTGGCCAAGTACACGATCAATCCCGCCATCGCCCACGGCATCGACGCGTACGCCGGCTCGGTGAAGACGGGCAAGCTGGCGGACCTCGTGCTGTGGGACCCGCGGTTCTTCGCCGTGCGGCCGGAAGTGGTCATCAAGGGCGGCGCCATGGTGGTCGGCAACCTCGGTGATCCCAACGGCTCGGTCTCGACCCCGCAGCCGACGCTCCTGCGCCCGGCGATGGCCGCGGCCATCGCCCCCCACCTGTCCTACTCGTTCGTCTCGGACGCGGTGCTCAACCCCGCGTCGGACTCCGACCCCTACGACGGAGTGAAGGGCAGGGGCGTGTTCAAGGACTCCCTGACGACCACCCTCGGCCTGCGGCGTGAACTGAGGGGCGCCAAGCCCGTCAAGGACATCGGCAAGGCGGACATGATCTTCAACGACGGGCGGTACGGCATCGACATCGACCCGGGCACGTTCAAGATCGCGGTGCAGATCCCACGGGTCGACCCCGCGGCGGGACACAGCCTCACCCGGCACAGGAGCCTGAGCGACTACTGGTACCTCGACCAGCCGAAACCGCCGAGGAGCCTGCCCCTCACCCAGCGATACATGCTGTTCTGA
- a CDS encoding urease subunit beta, with translation MPYFQPLAANPSTPVPVVCPCAGRTHGCGQEPGVRPPSDLDPSEVCALSRYEVGGVWVKDPAAEHVLNSRSGKGTVYVVNVGDRDIQVGSHFHLADVNEDLLFFTDPESATEAETVLTDPRRVRAEQIAAARALAYDRSKTPGKAPWGCRLDIAPGDSMRFSPENAPSDAIEVVPIGGRRRVPGLRKGKGPDDVALD, from the coding sequence ATGCCCTACTTCCAGCCGCTGGCTGCGAATCCGTCGACGCCGGTGCCGGTCGTGTGTCCGTGCGCGGGCCGGACACATGGTTGTGGCCAGGAGCCCGGAGTCCGGCCGCCCTCCGACCTGGACCCGAGCGAGGTCTGCGCCCTTTCCCGGTACGAGGTCGGAGGAGTGTGGGTCAAGGACCCGGCCGCGGAGCATGTGCTCAACTCCCGGAGCGGCAAGGGCACTGTCTACGTGGTCAATGTCGGTGACCGCGACATCCAGGTCGGTTCGCACTTCCACCTGGCCGATGTCAACGAGGACCTGTTGTTCTTCACCGATCCGGAGAGCGCGACGGAGGCGGAGACCGTTCTGACCGATCCCCGGCGCGTGCGGGCCGAGCAGATCGCCGCGGCCCGCGCGCTGGCGTACGACCGGTCGAAGACGCCGGGGAAGGCGCCTTGGGGGTGCCGGCTCGACATCGCTCCGGGGGACTCGATGCGGTTCAGCCCCGAGAACGCGCCCAGCGATGCGATCGAGGTTGTGCCGATCGGTGGACGGCGCCGTGTTCCGGGCCTGCGGAAGGGCAAAGGGCCCGACGACGTCGCCCTCGACTGA
- the ureA gene encoding urease subunit gamma, with protein sequence MHLIPSEQEKLLLSMAGMLASYRKERGIKLNYPEAVAYISCWVIEEARAGTYTVDQMTSDAGVPLDERKGDTQGEGESVLTTADVMDGVAEMLDILQIEATFPDGRKLVTLYDPIRAPKAATTPAPIR encoded by the coding sequence ATGCATCTGATTCCTTCGGAGCAGGAGAAGCTGCTGCTCAGCATGGCCGGGATGCTGGCCAGCTATCGCAAGGAGCGCGGCATCAAGCTGAACTACCCCGAGGCCGTGGCCTACATCAGTTGCTGGGTCATCGAGGAGGCACGGGCGGGCACTTACACCGTCGACCAGATGACGAGCGACGCCGGCGTTCCCCTGGACGAGCGGAAGGGGGACACCCAGGGGGAGGGCGAGAGCGTTCTGACGACCGCGGATGTCATGGACGGCGTGGCCGAGATGCTCGACATCCTCCAGATCGAGGCGACCTTCCCCGATGGCCGCAAGCTCGTCACCCTCTATGACCCGATCCGTGCCCCGAAGGCCGCGACGACGCCCGCCCCTATCCGCTGA